A portion of the Saimiri boliviensis isolate mSaiBol1 chromosome 1, mSaiBol1.pri, whole genome shotgun sequence genome contains these proteins:
- the NEUROG1 gene encoding neurogenin-1: protein MMPAPLETCISDLDCASSSSSSSSDLSGFLTDEEDCARLQPPASASGPPAPVRRGAPSTSRASEVPGSQDEEQERRRRRGRARVRSEALLHSLRRSRRVKANDRERNRMHNLNAALDALRSVLPSFPDDTKLTKIETLRFAYNYIWALAETLRLADQGLPGSGARERLLPQQCVPCLPGPPSPASDAESWGSGAAASPSAAAASPLSDPSSPAASEDFTYGLGDPVFSFPGLPKDLLHTTPCFIPYH from the coding sequence ATGATGCCAGCCCCTCTGGAGACCTGCATCTCCGACCTCGACTgcgccagcagcagcagcagcagcagcagtgaccTGTCCGGCTTCCTTACCGACGAGGAAGACTGTGCCAGGCTCCAACCGCCAGCCTCCGCCTCCGGGCCGCCAGCGCCGGTCCGCAGGGGCGCGCCCAGTACCTCCAGGGCGTCGGAGGTTCCAGGGTCACAGGACGAGGAGCAGGAGCGGCGGCGGCGCCGCGGCCGGGCGCGGGTGCGCTCCGAGGCGCTGCTGCACTCGCTGCGCAGGAGCCGGCGCGTCAAGGCCAACGATCGCGAGCGCAACCGCATGCACAACTTGAACGCGGCGCTGGACGCACTGCGCAGCGTGCTGCCCTCGTTCCCCGACGACACCAAACTCACCAAGATCGAGACGCTGCGCTTCGCCTACAACTACATCTGGGCTCTGGCCGAGACACTGCGCCTGGCGGATCAAGGGCTCCCCGGAAGCGGTGCCCGGGAGCGCCTCCTGCCACAGCAGTGCGTCCCCTGCCTGCCAGGACCCCCAAGCCCCGCCAGCGACGCGGAGTCCTGGGGCTCAGGTGCCGCCGCCTCTCCcagcgccgccgccgcctccccaCTCTCTGACCCCAGCAGCCCCGCCGCCTCCGAAGACTTCACCTACGGCCTTGGCGACCCCGTTTTCTCCTTCCCAGGCCTGCCCAAAGACTTGCTCCACACGACGCCTTGTTTCATCCCTTACCACTAG